The proteins below are encoded in one region of Pseudomonadota bacterium:
- a CDS encoding GTP-binding protein, with protein sequence MTKTKFERTKPHCNIGTIGHVDHGKTSLTAAITKVLAKKGQA encoded by the coding sequence ATGACCAAGACAAAATTCGAGCGTACGAAGCCGCATTGTAATATTGGTACGATTGGCCACGTTGACCACGGGAAGACGTCTCTGACGGCGGCGATTACGAAGGTTCTGGCGAAGAAGGGCCAGGCGG